Proteins from a genomic interval of Zingiber officinale cultivar Zhangliang chromosome 2A, Zo_v1.1, whole genome shotgun sequence:
- the LOC122040080 gene encoding polyamine oxidase 3-like isoform X1 → MHLVNIYTTRQNMLLVLVLDLLLIMFFFMVLKYILVCILLLHINIYIYIYIDLNFLAASFYQKTEARQSRSPSAIVIGGGFAGIAAAHALKNAAFQVVLLESRDRIGGRVHTNYSFGFPVDMGAAWLHGVCNENPLASWIGRLGLPIYRTSGDNSVLYDHDLESYALFDGDGHQVPQDLVEKVGKVFETILEEANKLRYETNEDMSIAQAIKLVMERHSI, encoded by the exons ATGCATTTGGTAAATATATATACAACACGACAGAATATGTTGCTTGTTCTTGTGttggatttattattaattatgttttttttcatgGTGTTAAAATATATTCTAGTTTGCATTTTACTGCTTCACATCaacatatatatctatatatatattgacttaaattttcttgcagcaTCATTCTATCAGAAGACTGAAGCAAGGCAATCTCGCTCTCCTTCTGCCATTGTCATTGGTGGTGGATTTGCAGGGATTGCAGCTGCTCATGCACTGAAAAATGCAGCTTTTCAG GTTGTGCTTTTAGAATCTCGGGATAGAATTGGTGGTCGAGTTCACACTAACTACTCATTTGGTTTTCCTGTTGACATGGGAGCAGCCTG GTTGCATGGTGTCTGCAACGAGAATCCATTGGCATCTTGGATTGGAAGACTTGGTCTACCAATTTATCGAACTTCTGGTGACAATTCTGTCTTGTATGATCATGACTTGGAGAG CTACGCACTCTTTGATGGTGATGGACATCAAGTGCCTCAAGATCTAGTGGAAAAAGTTGGTAAGGTGTTTGAAACCATTCTGGAAGAG GCTAACAAACTCAGGTATGAAACAAATGAAGACATGTCTATAGCACAGGCTATTAAGCTAGTCATGGAGAGGCATTCAATATGA
- the LOC122040080 gene encoding polyamine oxidase 3-like isoform X2 produces MHLVNIYTTRQNMLLVLVLDLLLIMFFFMVLKYILVCILLLHINIYIYIYIDLNFLAASFYQKTEARQSRSPSAIVIGGGFAGIAAAHALKNAAFQVVLLESRDRIGGRVHTNYSFGFPVDMGAAWLHGVCNENPLASWIGRLGLPIYRTSGDNSVLYDHDLESYALFDGDGHQVPQDLVEKVGKVFETILEEANKLRWSLKD; encoded by the exons ATGCATTTGGTAAATATATATACAACACGACAGAATATGTTGCTTGTTCTTGTGttggatttattattaattatgttttttttcatgGTGTTAAAATATATTCTAGTTTGCATTTTACTGCTTCACATCaacatatatatctatatatatattgacttaaattttcttgcagcaTCATTCTATCAGAAGACTGAAGCAAGGCAATCTCGCTCTCCTTCTGCCATTGTCATTGGTGGTGGATTTGCAGGGATTGCAGCTGCTCATGCACTGAAAAATGCAGCTTTTCAG GTTGTGCTTTTAGAATCTCGGGATAGAATTGGTGGTCGAGTTCACACTAACTACTCATTTGGTTTTCCTGTTGACATGGGAGCAGCCTG GTTGCATGGTGTCTGCAACGAGAATCCATTGGCATCTTGGATTGGAAGACTTGGTCTACCAATTTATCGAACTTCTGGTGACAATTCTGTCTTGTATGATCATGACTTGGAGAG CTACGCACTCTTTGATGGTGATGGACATCAAGTGCCTCAAGATCTAGTGGAAAAAGTTGGTAAGGTGTTTGAAACCATTCTGGAAGAG GCTAACAAACTCAG gtggagtttgaaggattag